From Synoicihabitans lomoniglobus, the proteins below share one genomic window:
- a CDS encoding NUDIX hydrolase — protein sequence MNFPAKLDYKVAVLVFIENEKGEQLLLRRAKPPNLGQWSPIGGKLETGTGESPFECAIRETREETGHAITTADLHLFGMIAEKAYEGQSHWLLFLFRCTKPIKALPPTMAEGSFAFYSREEIDQIALPATDRTALWPTYDRYRDGFVALRADCHPNQPLQIAIEQAIGCENLPHV from the coding sequence ATGAATTTTCCCGCCAAACTCGATTACAAGGTCGCCGTGCTCGTGTTCATTGAGAACGAGAAGGGAGAGCAATTGCTGCTCCGCCGGGCCAAACCACCGAATCTCGGTCAATGGAGCCCGATTGGAGGAAAACTCGAGACCGGCACCGGCGAGTCGCCGTTTGAGTGTGCGATCCGGGAGACTCGGGAGGAAACCGGGCACGCGATCACCACGGCCGATCTGCATCTGTTCGGGATGATCGCGGAGAAAGCCTACGAAGGGCAGTCGCACTGGTTGTTGTTCCTGTTTCGCTGCACCAAGCCCATCAAGGCGCTGCCGCCGACCATGGCGGAAGGTTCCTTCGCGTTCTACTCCCGCGAGGAAATCGACCAAATCGCGTTGCCCGCCACCGACCGCACCGCGCTCTGGCCGACGTATGACCGCTACCGGGATGGATTCGTGGCGTTGCGGGCGGATTGTCATCCCAATCAACCGCTGCAGATCGCGATCGAACAAGCCATCGGTTGCGAAAATCTGCCCCATGTTTGA
- a CDS encoding Amuc_1100 family pilus-like protein — translation MKSPSLQISRDAVIGIGLTLLLAGVAGWWTWRSMGKADQAERRLRSRQTEWRALQTASITPTAAVAEGLAQRVAQAEYTAKTLRERLGATEQDEVYATPAPAQRADAFFVIAQFVEAQRQQAKKAGVRIPGNFAFSFSAYANSGPEMAQLAVVHRQQLLVEQLLKSLWLAQPLELTSLQREDPARKLPPPHGAQAPASRGGRGDDYFEFPPDRSAQRDEIADTLALRIGFVGRTDTLRRYLAAIAEIELPLMVREIEVEPLGADGRASGGARSLADLFRDDQPHEDDAEDDLNAAIPIIAANDAEFLVTIEYLDFRSPRVASMTTGEELP, via the coding sequence GTGAAATCTCCGTCGCTTCAGATTTCCCGGGACGCGGTGATCGGCATCGGGTTAACCCTGCTCCTCGCCGGAGTCGCCGGTTGGTGGACGTGGCGATCGATGGGCAAGGCCGACCAGGCGGAGCGTCGGCTCCGTTCTCGGCAAACGGAATGGAGGGCGTTGCAGACCGCGTCGATCACGCCTACTGCGGCGGTGGCGGAGGGATTGGCCCAACGCGTCGCGCAGGCGGAGTATACGGCCAAAACGCTGCGCGAAAGGTTAGGCGCGACGGAACAGGACGAAGTCTACGCCACACCGGCCCCGGCGCAGCGCGCAGACGCTTTTTTTGTGATCGCGCAGTTCGTGGAAGCACAACGTCAACAGGCGAAAAAAGCGGGCGTGAGGATCCCGGGGAATTTCGCGTTCAGTTTTTCGGCGTATGCCAACAGCGGCCCGGAAATGGCGCAACTCGCCGTGGTGCATCGTCAGCAACTTTTGGTGGAGCAGCTGTTAAAGTCGTTGTGGCTGGCGCAGCCGCTTGAACTCACGAGCCTGCAGCGCGAAGACCCCGCGCGGAAGCTCCCGCCGCCTCATGGTGCGCAGGCCCCCGCGTCACGCGGCGGGCGCGGCGATGACTATTTCGAGTTTCCCCCGGATCGCAGCGCTCAACGTGATGAGATCGCGGATACGTTGGCGTTGCGAATCGGCTTTGTGGGTAGGACCGATACGCTGCGCCGCTATCTGGCAGCGATTGCCGAGATCGAACTTCCGCTGATGGTTCGAGAGATCGAAGTGGAGCCGCTTGGGGCGGATGGACGTGCGAGTGGCGGGGCGCGGAGCCTGGCGGATCTGTTTCGCGATGATCAACCGCATGAGGACGACGCCGAGGACGACCTAAATGCCGCGATTCCCATCATCGCGGCCAACGACGCTGAGTTCTTGGTCACGATCGAGTATCTTGATTTTCGGAGTCCGCGGGTGGCATCGATGACGACCGGGGAGGAGCTCCCATGA
- a CDS encoding alpha-ketoacid dehydrogenase subunit beta, with the protein MSQLTYREAVRAALSEELTRDENVVLMGEEVAQFNGAYKVSEGLLEKFGDKRIVDTPISEAGFIGAGIGASMLGIRPVMELMFWSFYSVAFDQILNNAANVRYMSGGLINCPIVIRGPANGGTNVGATHSHTPENVLANHPGVKVVVPSTAADAKGLLKSAIRDNDPVFFLENTILYGEKGEVPDDEDFLIPLGSADVKREGTDLTIVTYGRCVLHSLAAAEKIAADTKASVEVVDLRSIRPLDVDTVLASVAKTHRVLIVEEQKPFASVGSQLAFMIQEEAFDELDAPISRVTTIDAPAIYSMPVEVEQLPNVDRVVAAALKVLKA; encoded by the coding sequence ATGTCTCAACTCACTTATCGCGAAGCGGTCCGCGCCGCTCTTTCCGAGGAGCTCACACGCGACGAAAACGTCGTGCTCATGGGCGAAGAAGTCGCCCAATTCAACGGAGCCTACAAGGTCTCCGAAGGCCTGCTCGAAAAATTCGGCGACAAACGCATCGTCGACACCCCCATCTCCGAAGCCGGCTTCATCGGAGCCGGAATTGGTGCCTCGATGTTGGGGATTCGCCCCGTCATGGAACTCATGTTCTGGTCGTTCTATTCGGTCGCCTTCGACCAGATTCTGAACAATGCGGCCAACGTGCGCTACATGTCCGGTGGTCTGATCAATTGCCCGATCGTCATCCGCGGTCCCGCCAACGGCGGCACCAACGTGGGTGCCACCCACTCCCACACGCCCGAAAATGTGCTCGCGAATCACCCGGGCGTGAAAGTCGTCGTCCCCTCCACGGCCGCCGACGCCAAAGGACTGCTCAAGAGCGCCATCCGCGACAACGATCCGGTCTTTTTCCTCGAGAACACCATTCTCTACGGCGAGAAGGGTGAAGTCCCTGACGACGAAGACTTCCTCATTCCGCTGGGCTCCGCCGACGTGAAACGCGAAGGCACCGATCTCACCATCGTCACCTACGGTCGCTGCGTCCTGCACTCCCTCGCCGCCGCCGAAAAGATCGCCGCCGACACCAAGGCCTCCGTCGAGGTTGTCGACCTGCGCTCCATTCGCCCGCTCGACGTCGACACCGTGCTCGCCTCGGTCGCCAAGACCCACCGCGTGCTCATCGTCGAGGAACAAAAACCGTTCGCCTCCGTGGGATCGCAACTCGCGTTCATGATCCAGGAAGAAGCTTTCGACGAGCTCGACGCCCCGATTTCCCGCGTGACCACGATCGACGCTCCGGCGATCTACAGCATGCCGGTCGAGGTCGAACAACTCCCCAACGTCGACCGCGTGGTCGCCGCTGCGCTCAAGGTCCTCAAAGCCTAA
- the pdhA gene encoding pyruvate dehydrogenase (acetyl-transferring) E1 component subunit alpha: MSPEAKIELYRQMLRIRRFEERSLRAYQGKKIGGFLHLYIGQEAVAVGCCSLMGDDDHVITAYRDHGHAIAVGMDTKPLMAELYGKVTGCSKGKGGSMHYFSPENNYWGGHGIVGGQIPLGVGLAYGVKYQGKKGAAMAFMGDGAVNQGAVHEAMNLAGLWDLPCIFVIENNGYSMGTSQVRSSAGPGLAERAAAYGIHWANCFGHDVYEVRKTMNDVLVRARETSKPAVVEIDTYRYRGHSVADPDKTYRTRDEIDEYRKNKDPITLFQATLLAEGVLTEESAKEIDQAARQEAEAAAEFAEASPFPTPDDIQSDVYWEADHPDQRTSQGRLFFS, from the coding sequence ATGTCTCCGGAGGCCAAAATTGAGCTCTACCGCCAGATGCTGCGCATCCGCCGGTTCGAGGAACGTAGCCTCCGCGCCTACCAAGGCAAAAAGATCGGCGGCTTCCTCCACCTGTATATTGGACAGGAAGCCGTTGCCGTCGGCTGCTGCTCGCTTATGGGCGACGATGATCACGTCATCACCGCCTATCGCGACCATGGCCACGCCATCGCGGTGGGCATGGACACCAAGCCACTCATGGCCGAGCTCTACGGCAAAGTCACCGGTTGCTCCAAAGGCAAGGGCGGCTCAATGCACTACTTCTCCCCGGAAAACAATTACTGGGGCGGCCACGGCATCGTCGGCGGCCAGATCCCGCTCGGCGTCGGCCTGGCTTACGGCGTGAAGTATCAGGGCAAAAAGGGCGCCGCCATGGCATTCATGGGCGACGGTGCCGTCAATCAAGGTGCCGTGCACGAAGCCATGAATCTCGCGGGTCTTTGGGACCTGCCGTGTATTTTCGTGATCGAAAACAACGGTTACTCCATGGGCACGTCCCAGGTGCGCTCCTCCGCCGGTCCCGGCCTCGCCGAGCGCGCCGCCGCCTACGGCATCCACTGGGCCAACTGCTTCGGCCACGATGTCTACGAAGTGCGCAAGACCATGAACGACGTTTTAGTCCGCGCCCGCGAGACATCCAAACCCGCCGTCGTTGAGATCGACACTTACCGCTACCGCGGCCATTCGGTCGCCGATCCGGACAAGACCTACCGCACCCGCGACGAGATCGACGAATACCGCAAAAACAAGGATCCGATCACCCTCTTCCAAGCCACCCTGCTCGCCGAAGGCGTGCTCACCGAGGAGTCGGCCAAGGAAATCGACCAGGCTGCTCGCCAAGAGGCCGAAGCCGCAGCCGAGTTTGCCGAAGCCAGTCCGTTCCCCACGCCCGACGACATCCAATCGGACGTCTATTGGGAAGCCGACCATCCCGATCAACGCACCTCCCAAGGTCGCCTCTTCTTCAGCTAA
- a CDS encoding pyruvate dehydrogenase complex dihydrolipoamide acetyltransferase produces the protein MADIIDMPKLSDTMTVGTLVKWLKKEGDVVATGDMLAEVETDKATMELESFFDGTILKIFADEGAQVEIGEPLCAVGEAGEEVEAPAKKEKPAPAAEEKAPEDEKPAAESTPAATPPPPPPAPAPSAPTEPGKRVKISPLARKLAAEKGIDPSRITGTGTGGRIVRADVLDAEKNGVSGGGMSGSGHMVKGPIQEDKVVAVSGMRGTIARRLVESKTQIPHFYLDIEVDAGPLLALRAQLNSGLESEGIKLSVNDFILKASAEALRKVPAVNCSWEGKEVRHHSRAHVSFAVALPDGLITPVVFDAHVKSVFDISVEAKTLGKAAKAKKLQPNQYTGGTFCVSNLGMMGINSFKAIINPPNAGILAVGTTVEKPVVVNGQITIGHRMNLTLSCDHRVVDGAVAAQFMVALREMVEKPALLLV, from the coding sequence ATGGCCGACATCATTGATATGCCGAAACTCAGCGACACCATGACGGTGGGCACGCTGGTAAAGTGGCTTAAAAAGGAAGGCGACGTTGTCGCCACCGGCGACATGCTCGCCGAGGTCGAAACCGACAAAGCCACCATGGAGCTCGAGAGCTTCTTCGACGGCACGATTCTTAAGATCTTTGCCGACGAAGGCGCTCAGGTCGAAATCGGCGAACCGCTTTGCGCGGTTGGCGAAGCCGGTGAAGAAGTGGAGGCTCCCGCCAAAAAGGAAAAACCGGCCCCGGCGGCCGAGGAGAAAGCCCCCGAGGATGAAAAACCGGCGGCTGAGTCCACCCCTGCTGCGACGCCTCCGCCGCCGCCCCCCGCGCCCGCTCCTTCTGCTCCGACCGAACCCGGCAAACGCGTAAAAATCTCTCCTCTCGCCCGCAAGTTGGCCGCGGAGAAAGGGATCGATCCCAGCCGTATCACCGGCACCGGCACTGGCGGCCGCATCGTGCGCGCCGACGTGCTCGACGCCGAGAAAAACGGTGTGTCCGGCGGTGGCATGTCCGGCTCGGGCCATATGGTCAAAGGCCCCATCCAAGAAGATAAGGTCGTCGCCGTCTCCGGCATGCGCGGCACGATTGCGCGCCGCCTCGTCGAATCCAAGACGCAGATCCCTCACTTCTATCTCGATATCGAGGTCGACGCCGGTCCGCTGCTCGCTCTCCGCGCCCAGCTCAACTCCGGTTTGGAGTCCGAAGGCATTAAACTTTCCGTCAATGACTTCATTCTGAAAGCCAGCGCCGAAGCCCTGCGCAAGGTGCCCGCGGTCAATTGTTCCTGGGAAGGCAAAGAGGTCCGCCACCACAGCCGTGCCCACGTCTCGTTCGCCGTCGCCCTGCCTGACGGCCTCATCACGCCCGTCGTCTTCGATGCTCACGTGAAGTCGGTTTTCGACATCAGTGTCGAAGCCAAGACCCTCGGCAAAGCGGCCAAGGCCAAGAAACTGCAACCCAATCAATACACCGGCGGCACGTTCTGCGTGAGTAACCTCGGTATGATGGGAATCAACAGTTTCAAGGCCATCATCAACCCGCCCAACGCCGGTATCCTCGCCGTGGGCACGACGGTTGAAAAACCGGTCGTGGTGAACGGCCAGATCACCATCGGTCACCGCATGAATCTCACCCTCTCGTGCGATCACCGCGTCGTCGACGGGGCCGTCGCCGCTCAGTTCATGGTCGCCCTGCGCGAAATGGTTGAAAAACCCGCCCTGCTGCTCGTCTGA
- a CDS encoding ATP-binding protein, with the protein MNLSFTVLNSTSDSPATSPSALDASERAEFNLKAFADGAAFHAGLAILLVVSAFVAMRLISLPPTNITVIWLPAGIALLALRSGRGWQCVPTIALSHWLIIAIANDYAILSFRPWSLLMVAANTLHPALAAIAWQRWVAGCPFVQPRGFLRFVFGVAILPAILTSWIIPLVIKSAGFLPGVTAVEFLTRVASITLSSALGVFLVVPIVSAPWFGGMARSRVHIIASHLANACTALFISIIGFHVTPTGLFLAIPFAFASAVACGARGLGIGLLLFFGYGLSVTAEGIGPFGAMRADPVLNLFELGTAVLCLGVPAYLAGLTLNRLQSHRTELEAIISARTRDLRASEERYRLGMNAVSEGVFDWNNGVATSRFNRAIRRKLGHVLRQRGTGWTPVWRAMHPEDRTLLKPIVQEFMFGAVESFNLESRLRTRSGEWCWFRARGQVIERDTKGRAHRIVGTFSDVNEEKQRSLDLTAQRDQADTRERAKDTFLANMSHEIRTPMHAMLGFARVLDSSPLDERQRECVDAILSSGDILMDLLNDLLDLSRIEAGAIELEPAPCLLDEIARGAARLFEAEVSRKKLRFSLNLDLTDQPYLKLDRLRVHQVMTNLLSNAVKFTAAGSVEMNVSARRRTDSANQWDIRIEVLDTGIGIAAAHIHRLFNPFAQADGSITRKFGGTGLGLAISKRLCGLMDGDITVTSTPGRGSVFIATLQATETDPPAPPQEEIERDDAHLANLSVLVVEDNRLNRRLAGMLLQKQGHRAEFAHNGAEAVDLLVNHQFDLILMDLQMPELDGFGATEKIRARERLLGAGRRTPIVALTANAGGEERTRCFEVGMDDYLTKPLNLKTFRSTLSRVLREAAARAET; encoded by the coding sequence GTGAATCTCAGCTTCACTGTGCTTAACTCCACCTCCGACTCCCCCGCGACTTCGCCATCCGCTCTGGATGCGTCCGAGCGCGCAGAGTTCAACCTGAAGGCCTTTGCTGACGGTGCTGCCTTTCACGCCGGATTGGCCATTCTTTTGGTGGTAAGCGCCTTCGTGGCGATGCGGCTGATTTCTCTGCCCCCGACTAACATCACGGTGATCTGGCTGCCCGCGGGCATCGCCCTGCTCGCGCTGCGCTCAGGTCGTGGTTGGCAGTGCGTGCCCACGATCGCCTTGTCCCACTGGTTGATCATCGCGATCGCCAACGATTATGCGATTCTCTCGTTTCGCCCCTGGAGTCTGCTCATGGTGGCCGCCAATACGCTGCATCCCGCGCTCGCCGCCATCGCGTGGCAACGATGGGTGGCGGGATGCCCGTTCGTGCAACCGCGCGGTTTTCTGCGATTCGTATTCGGAGTCGCCATTCTTCCCGCGATTTTAACCTCCTGGATCATTCCCTTGGTGATCAAATCCGCCGGTTTTTTGCCGGGAGTGACTGCCGTGGAGTTCCTTACTCGCGTGGCGAGTATCACCCTCTCCTCCGCATTGGGTGTGTTTCTGGTGGTGCCGATCGTCAGTGCGCCGTGGTTTGGCGGCATGGCTCGCTCCCGCGTCCATATCATCGCCAGCCATCTGGCCAACGCCTGCACCGCTCTGTTCATCTCGATCATCGGATTCCATGTGACGCCGACGGGGTTGTTCCTCGCGATTCCCTTTGCCTTTGCATCTGCGGTCGCTTGCGGAGCGCGGGGGCTGGGCATCGGCCTGTTGTTGTTTTTTGGTTACGGCTTGAGCGTGACGGCCGAAGGGATCGGCCCGTTCGGCGCCATGCGCGCAGACCCGGTGTTGAATCTGTTCGAACTCGGCACGGCCGTGCTGTGTCTCGGGGTTCCCGCGTATCTGGCGGGCTTGACCCTGAATCGCCTGCAAAGTCACCGGACCGAACTCGAAGCCATAATTTCCGCCCGGACACGTGATCTGAGGGCCAGCGAGGAACGTTACCGCCTCGGCATGAACGCGGTGTCCGAGGGGGTTTTCGACTGGAACAACGGAGTCGCCACTTCCCGGTTCAATCGCGCCATTCGACGCAAACTCGGTCATGTCTTACGCCAACGCGGAACCGGCTGGACGCCCGTCTGGCGGGCCATGCACCCCGAGGACCGGACTCTGCTCAAACCCATCGTGCAGGAGTTCATGTTTGGCGCCGTGGAGTCATTCAATCTGGAAAGCCGCTTGCGGACCCGCTCTGGCGAATGGTGCTGGTTTCGCGCCCGGGGCCAGGTGATCGAACGCGATACCAAAGGACGGGCCCACCGGATCGTCGGCACTTTCAGTGACGTCAATGAGGAGAAGCAACGATCACTCGATTTGACCGCGCAACGCGATCAAGCCGACACCCGGGAGCGCGCCAAGGACACGTTTCTCGCCAACATGAGTCACGAAATCCGCACGCCCATGCACGCGATGCTCGGCTTCGCCCGCGTGCTCGACTCCTCCCCGCTCGACGAACGCCAACGCGAATGCGTCGACGCCATTCTCAGCAGTGGCGACATCCTCATGGACCTGCTCAATGACCTGCTCGATCTCTCCCGCATCGAGGCCGGGGCGATTGAGCTCGAACCGGCCCCGTGCCTGCTCGACGAAATCGCTCGCGGCGCAGCGCGGTTGTTTGAAGCCGAAGTGTCCCGCAAAAAACTGCGTTTTAGTCTCAACCTCGACCTGACCGACCAACCTTATTTGAAACTGGACCGCCTGCGCGTGCACCAAGTGATGACAAACCTGCTGTCCAACGCGGTGAAGTTCACCGCCGCTGGCAGCGTGGAAATGAATGTTTCGGCCCGACGCCGCACCGACTCCGCCAATCAATGGGATATCCGCATCGAGGTGCTGGATACCGGTATTGGCATTGCCGCCGCCCACATCCACCGACTCTTCAATCCCTTCGCCCAGGCGGACGGCTCCATCACCCGTAAATTCGGCGGCACCGGCCTCGGTCTCGCCATCTCCAAGCGATTGTGCGGCCTCATGGACGGCGACATCACTGTAACCAGCACTCCCGGTCGCGGTTCGGTTTTCATCGCGACCCTGCAGGCGACGGAGACCGATCCGCCGGCTCCCCCTCAGGAAGAGATCGAACGCGACGATGCCCATCTGGCCAACCTGTCGGTTCTGGTCGTGGAGGACAACCGGCTCAACCGACGCCTCGCCGGCATGCTGCTCCAAAAACAGGGACACCGGGCCGAATTCGCCCACAACGGCGCCGAGGCCGTCGACCTGTTGGTGAACCACCAATTTGATCTGATTTTGATGGATTTGCAGATGCCGGAACTCGATGGCTTCGGGGCCACGGAGAAGATTCGCGCCCGGGAACGCCTCCTCGGCGCCGGTCGACGCACCCCGATCGTGGCCCTGACCGCCAATGCCGGCGGCGAGGAACGCACCCGGTGTTTTGAAGTGGGAATGGATGACTATTTGACCAAACCACTTAACTTGAAAACGTTCCGCTCCACCCTGAGCCGGGTGCTGCGCGAAGCCGCTGCCCGGGCGGAAACGTGA
- the pilM gene encoding pilus assembly protein PilM — translation MKFLQRPKSPRRLRVLEIGATHVSGGIFVPDGQGGVTCERRETVELTDAIEGGGDTSTDLDRALAVLKTSLGGGPVHLVLPGHLALTKAVRLPAAVAAQRDKLIAFEARQNIPYDLDEVCWDHQLLAETPAEIVVLIAAAKIDAVTAFTSPIGAAGFEPVTVQPAGIALERAYRSTLAGGATEPVLLVGIGARSTHLVFIEGEAYHLRTLALAGHTITRGIAQALDQSFAEAEQLKRQVLGGVVTLPPESPAGRAVQAAVDAFGARLILEISRSLVTHKRQNGGTDPTRVILTGGGARVPGLAEKLTAKLQRPVEPLGLSEGTAELWGGAVAAAGKSKVVNLLPAALVKTQLARGRRPRWIAAAAMLILALALPGIHFQRLAAARAEAATNLGRSITPHYVWQDQIRRDETRLDQIEHEIKILQQLLSSQAGWTRFLVDLQTRMGAVEDVWFERLQVLPPATNGRGASLRAAPPEMSDPDALPAMPDPIKLRVSGRLLDRENPLSRVSQAAFEQATMLLGSLVESPFVLQTEGERFDAADPGILRFDFTLIINPAAGL, via the coding sequence ATGAAGTTTCTCCAGCGCCCCAAGTCTCCCCGACGATTGAGAGTGTTGGAGATCGGGGCGACTCACGTGAGTGGGGGGATTTTCGTCCCGGATGGCCAGGGCGGAGTGACCTGCGAACGTCGAGAAACGGTGGAGTTGACGGATGCGATCGAGGGCGGTGGCGATACATCGACGGACTTGGATCGCGCGCTCGCGGTCCTGAAAACCTCCCTGGGCGGCGGCCCCGTTCATCTGGTTCTGCCCGGGCATTTGGCGCTCACGAAGGCCGTGCGACTGCCGGCTGCGGTGGCTGCCCAGCGCGACAAGCTTATCGCCTTCGAGGCTCGTCAAAATATCCCTTACGATTTGGACGAGGTGTGCTGGGATCACCAACTGCTGGCGGAGACCCCGGCTGAGATCGTGGTGCTCATCGCCGCAGCCAAGATTGATGCCGTGACCGCCTTCACGTCGCCCATCGGGGCTGCGGGTTTCGAACCGGTGACGGTGCAACCGGCGGGAATCGCGCTGGAGCGAGCCTATCGTTCGACGCTCGCCGGTGGCGCCACCGAGCCGGTGTTGCTGGTCGGAATCGGAGCTCGGTCAACCCATCTGGTCTTCATCGAGGGCGAGGCTTATCATCTGCGCACGCTCGCTCTCGCCGGCCACACCATCACCCGCGGCATCGCCCAAGCATTGGATCAGTCGTTCGCGGAAGCCGAGCAGCTGAAACGGCAGGTGCTGGGCGGAGTCGTGACCCTGCCTCCCGAGTCTCCGGCGGGCCGCGCCGTGCAAGCCGCGGTGGATGCGTTCGGGGCACGGCTTATTTTGGAAATCAGTCGATCGCTGGTGACCCACAAGCGACAAAACGGCGGAACCGATCCCACGCGAGTTATACTCACCGGCGGAGGCGCGCGGGTGCCCGGGCTGGCGGAGAAACTCACGGCCAAACTTCAACGTCCCGTTGAGCCGCTGGGATTGAGCGAAGGGACGGCGGAGTTGTGGGGCGGGGCAGTGGCCGCGGCCGGGAAGAGCAAGGTCGTGAATCTTCTCCCCGCTGCGTTGGTGAAAACTCAATTGGCTCGCGGTCGACGACCGCGTTGGATCGCAGCAGCAGCCATGTTGATCTTGGCGTTGGCCCTGCCGGGGATTCATTTTCAACGCCTGGCCGCAGCGCGCGCGGAGGCGGCGACGAATCTGGGACGCAGCATCACGCCGCACTATGTATGGCAGGACCAAATTCGCCGCGATGAAACCCGACTCGATCAAATCGAGCACGAGATTAAAATCCTCCAACAACTCCTATCGTCACAAGCGGGGTGGACTCGTTTTCTGGTGGATCTGCAAACTCGGATGGGCGCGGTGGAAGACGTTTGGTTTGAGCGGCTGCAGGTGTTGCCTCCCGCGACGAATGGTCGCGGTGCGAGTCTGCGGGCGGCACCGCCCGAGATGTCCGATCCCGATGCTCTCCCCGCGATGCCCGACCCGATCAAACTACGCGTCTCCGGTCGTCTGCTTGATCGCGAGAATCCATTGTCGAGAGTGAGCCAGGCTGCCTTTGAGCAGGCGACCATGCTGCTCGGCAGCTTGGTGGAATCGCCCTTTGTTCTTCAAACGGAAGGGGAGCGATTCGATGCAGCCGATCCCGGCATCCTACGTTTCGATTTCACGTTGATCATCAACCCTGCGGCCGGGCTGTGA